The Equus przewalskii isolate Varuska chromosome 4, EquPr2, whole genome shotgun sequence region TTTGGAGCAGAGTAATAGGGGTCCAAGGGGTGGGAATAGAGAATATAAGGCCTTGAGGGGACAGGAGTTGGTGACCCATAGAGCTTGTAGTAAGCAACACGACAGATTAAGCAAAACCGAGCCCCATTTGGAGGGCAGCAGGCCTGCAGCCCGGGATATGGATGGAGTCTCAGACAAGTGGCGATGGAGGACTCAGCCAGCAGGTCTGGGGCTCATTTCCAGGAAAGAGAGGACCCCAGTCAAAAGGACAAAGACACAAGGCCTCAGGGTTCCCAGAGCCAGGCTGATGGGGGACTAAGCTGATCTTCCAGGTAGAAGGGCTCCCAGGGCATGGAgtgtggaggcaggggcagggaaggggaacCCAGGACATCTCAGGGGAGCCTTAGGGTACTTGTTTCCTGGTGCTCAGCCCCAGTATAGGTTCGAACAGGAGACTACTACCTGCTGACTGACAGAGACAGCATTTGATGGCCCGAACTCCTGCGTTCCACTAATGGACTTTTGTTCAGAACAACCCCTCTcagcttcctccttttttctctataaaatagcGTTCCTTTCCTTTGATTGATGACTTTACCTATGGCTTTTGCTATAGCTTACTTGTCCCAAATTACAATTATTGCAGTAATGCTTAGGATCATAAGAGACTTACGAACAATTATAAGCCAACAAACTAgataagctagaagaaatggataaatttttagaaacacaCAACTTACAAAGAccgaatcaggaagaaataggacATCTGAACAGATCAacaacaagtaaagagattgaatcagtaatcaaaaacctcccaacacagaaaacccaaggaccagatggcttcactggcaaattctaccaaatgtttaaacaagaattaacactaatccttctcaaattcttctgaaaaattgaggaggagggaaaacttccaaactcattccatgaggccagcataccctgataccaaagccagataaaggcaccacaagaaaactataaaccaatatccctgatgaatgtagatgcaaaaatcctcaacaaaatattagcaaactgggttcaaaaacacataaaaaggattacacactgtgaccaagtagaatttatccCTAGAATGCAAGGATTGTTCAAGATATGCAagtcaataaatgtaatacatcacattaataaaatgaaagataaaaatcacacgatcatcttgatagatacagagaaaacatttgacaaaatacagcatcctttcatgataaaaaccatTGGCAGATTGGGTATAGAAAGgacatacctcaacataacaaaggccaaaTATGAACCCATAgttaacattatactcaatggagaGAAATCGAGAGCTTTTTCTCAAAGATCAACAACAAGACAAGGatttccactctcaccactcttattcaatgtaCTACTAGAAGTCCTAagtagagcaattaggcaagacaaagaaataaaaggcatccaaattgggaaggaagaagtaaaactgttgtTATTTGCAAGTGATATGATTCTGTACACAGAAAATCCCAGACTCAACCAAAAAATTGTTGGAGGTAATCAACAATTTTCGTAAAGTTgcagtatacaaaatcaacatgcagaaatcagttgcacttctatacactgaggatgaaatatctgaaaacaaaataaagaaaacgatctcattcacaatagcatcaaaaacaataaaatacctaggaataaacctaaccaaggaagtgaaagatctgtacaataaAAATTACgagactttgctgaaagaaactgaagaaaacaaatggagagacatcCTGTGTTCGTGCATCAGAAGAATTAGtagtgttaaaatgtccatactacccaaagccatgtgtagattgaatgcaatccccatcaaaataccaatggcattcttcacagaaatagaaaaaacgaTACTAAAATCTGTGTGGAAagacaaaagaccctgaatagccaaagcaatcctaaggaaaaagaacaatccCAGAGGAAGCACATTGCCTGATTTCAGACTATACTATGAAGCTATAGCAATAATAATGatgtatggtactggcacaaaaccagacacagaccaacgaacagaatagaaagcctcccaaaatattaaacagaatagaaatagaaacagcctcctaaaatattaaatattaagctTCCTAATGGAAAGTTCATTGGACAAAAGTAACAGTTTGGGATGGCAACAGCTTCTCgttggctgagctgcggtgtttctcattggctgggctgtggtgtttctcattggctgggctgcagtgtttctcattggctgggctgcggtgtttctcattggctgggctgcggtgtttctcattggctgggctgcggtgtttctcattggctgggctgcggtgtttctcattggctgggctgcggtgtttctcattggctgggctgcggtgtttctcattggctgggctgttgtggggtggggagagaaatcttccttcagcagtAAAGTAGTGGTACTTCTTGCTGCAGATGCTCCAGCGTATATGTCTCTCCCTTTGATGTATTGATGTATGTAGGATAGGCCATGAgcgctccccctacaggccttccaaCTCCATTTAGTTGAggtttcctttattcatttcacaaaacTCAAAACTAGTAGTAAACAAGCCCTTGAGATACAATGCACAGTAAAGTGAATATagacaatactgtattataatcatcaaacttgctaagagactagcaCTTAACTATgctaactattaaaaataaaaggataattgTGTAACAGGATAGAAGTGCTAATTATTACTACACTAGTAATCATATTACAAGATATAAGTGTAGCAAATTAACGTGTTGTATATCTCAAATTTACAcattatatgtcaaatatatttcagttaaaaaaggATCTGGGTGAGTCTCTGATGGTCAATATCAAGGCAAAGATGAGCATCACGGTCATGGTCAGGGACACGATAAGGCCTGGTGTCAGGCTGAGGATTTGGGTAAAGTTCAGGGTCAAGTGTATTTTCATGAACAGTATGTGAGTAGATCAGGGTCACGAAGGTCAGGGGACGTGATCAAGTCCAGCTGAGGTTCAGTATCTGGGATAGAGTAAGGTTCAGTCAAGGTCACTGTCAGACTAAGGGTGAGGGTCAAAACACCTTCAGGTCAGAGTCAGTGTTATGGTGAGAATCAGGAACAGGGTGAGGGTCAAATTCAGATGAAAAGTCCGGTCCAGGGTCAGATTGAGCGTCAGGGTCAGCATCAGAGTGAAGGTCAGAAGGTAAGGGTGAGGCTCTCGTCAGTAGGGTGTCAGGATGGGTCTCAGGGCCTGAATGACAATCGGCTTCAGGGTTCTTAAGCGTCAGAATCAGGGTCAAGAGTAGGGtcagagccagccttgatggcctagtgtttaagtctggccctctcaccacttcagcggcccaggttctgttcctggtcgcggaaccacaccactagtctgtcagttgccatgctgtgtgcggtggtggctcacatagaactaggacttacaactagaatacacaactacgcactggggcttggggagggaagaaagaataagactggcaacagatgttagctcatggtgaatcttccccGCAAAAAAACCCACACCACCACACCTTGGGCCAGgaaaagtttaggaaaaaaaagaaaagagtagggTCAGATCTGAGGGACAGGGTTTGGGTGACAGTTGAGTTTCAGGGTCAAGGTCAGAGTCTGGTTTAGCAATGAGTGAGTCAGGGTTACGGTCAGATTTAAGTGACTTTCAGGTTTGTGGTCAAAGTCAGGTTAAGAGACTGGCTGAGGATCGTCAGAGCGAACACAACGTCAGTGTTAGAATCAGGATGCGGTCAGTCAGGGTCACGGTGAGGGTCAGGATGAAGTTTGCAGAGTGAAGCTCCGATTCAGAGCCAGGGTTATGGTAAATGTGAGGGGCATAGTCAGGGTCAGGGTCTGCTCCACCAGTTAAACTTAGCGTCAGTCAGAGACATGGTTAGGAGAGGGTCAGGTGAGAACCTTGGTCAAGAGTGAGGTTCAGGGTGAAGGTCAAGTGTGGGCAGGAGCAGGGAAAGCATTAATCAAGAGTGAAGGTAAGGCTCAGGGTGCAAAGTGGAGTCAGGATTAGGGTGTGTGTGGTAGGTCGAGGTTCAGAGTCAAGTTAAGGGTATCAGGGTCATGGTCAAGCTGAAGGTCAACAATTCCTGCTCCACTTCCCAGCACCATATGCAGCTTTTGCAGATGCCActgtctgaaatgctcttcccccaaTTTACCCATGTCTACCTCTCGCACCTGCTTGGGTCTTCAATGCTGCCTAACCCTCCCTGCCCCAGTCCACTGGGTACAAATGTGACGAAGGCAGGCATCTAGGACAGaatgttttgttcactgatggtTCCTAAGCACTTAtaagagtgtctggcacagagaaggtactCAATTACAGCTTGTTTAATAAACAATAAGTATGCATTAAAATACTGCCAGAAAATAAGTACATCTGGAAGTAAAATACAACGAACTGTCCGTAGTAGTTCTCTCTGGGGTAGAATTACAAGCAAGTTTCATGATCGATTTGATACATGTccacattttgatttttaaaaattaacatttattacttCATAGTCACCAAAGATGGATCTTTCCATTTGGAGAGGAAACAAAGAGGTTTACATAAAGTTCCTGACACAGTGATTGGCTGAAGATACTCACTGAGCTGTAGCTATTACCTAAACCGCAGACAAGTGGCAGCCTTCCGGGAGTCCTGGCGCATCCTCCCAGAACCCTATCCTAGTTCCCTCACCTAAAGAGGAAAGACAGACTGAGAGGCAAGACACATGGAGTCTATTTATTCAACAGCAGCTTTGACGACGAAGCCTCAGCACTCTGAGTGGATCTATTTCCCCCACTTCCCTTCACTCTTTCCCCATGTGATTCTGTCCTTTAAGGGCTAGAGCTTGATGCGAAAAAGGCGACTGTCTTAGAGGTACTTATACACAACCTTTGATGGCACAGTTTGGAGGTGCAGACGCACAGGACACTTGTAAAAGTGGGAGAGCAGAGTTTCACTGTAGCCCACGAGGAAGTAGAACTTGTGTGCAGGCAGCTGCCTCAGGACCAGGGCACAGATCTCCACCTGGTTAGCCCGGCGCTTCAGGATAATCTGGTCGGCCAGGCAGCCCGGGAAGGTGCCCAGCATGAACTTGCGAAGGAAAACATCTTCCACCGTTCGCTCTGCAGCATGGGCCTCTCCATCCAGGTTACCTGATGAGAGAAGGGCACCAGGAGTTGGCCAGAACTCCAGAGACAACAGCCGAGAGCACTGGGCACTCAATTCCACCCCCCAACCCCggcttcttctcttctcttctgtaaGCAGAGTAAGAAGAATAACACTTTAAAGTCCAAAGTACGTTATTTCATTAAATTCCCAACCCAATCCTGTGAAGGAGGTGTTatcattatccctgttttacaaaaGGGAAGACTGAGGCCCTAGCCAGGGCTCAAAACTCAGATGATCCCTCCATGTCTGGTCCCTTTCCCACTCTTTCTCAACTGACTGCCTTATTGAAGCAATGGTCAGCCATGGGCCAGAGAGATGAGGCCACCAGCCACTTCTGAGATTAGGGACATGAGCTCTCTCACCAGCGAGGGCCATGGCCTCAACCAGTGGATTCTCAGTGTGGACCCTGGAATCCCTGCACCTCTTAACTATCTGTTAAGAGTCTccagggaccggcccggtggcacagcagtcaagtGCGCGCATTCCGCTTCGGCGttccggggttcgctggtttggatgccgggtgcggacatggcaccgcttggcaagccatgctgtggtaggtgtcccatatatagagtagaggaagatgggcatgatgctggctcagggccagtcttcctcagcaaaaagaggaggattggcagggctggccccgtgggcgagtggttaagttcgcatgctccgctgcaggcagcccagtgtttcgttggttcgaatcctgggcgtggacatggcaccgctcatcaaaccacgctgaggcggtgtcccacatgccacaactagaaggacccacaacgaagaatatagacctatgtactggggggctttggggaggaaaaataaaaagtttaataaaaaaaaaagaggaggattggcagcagatgttagctcagggctaatcttcctcaaaaaagaaaaaaaaaagatactgaggTAAATAAGGTactgttcttaaaaaaatgtatccaCCCCCACCGCAGACCCACAACCTGAAAAGGGTAGGGgacaagaatctgtattttaagttCTCTAGATTTAAGCATCTCAAACATTCAAGCTGAGAACTCTCATACTGAACAAAATACAGCTGATTCTCATTAATTCgcagtagttatgttctataaagtcaccatgAACAACGAATTGCTCCTAGAGGAAACACACGGTTAGGTTTCTGCAAGCCTTTGgttataaaatgtttgaaaacagatAAATACATAACGTCGTTTCCTATGTGtgtctgtttaaagacaccttggTTGTTACACATGGCTGGCTAACACTGAACTCGCAGCCAACAGCGCTGTAACTCACGCCTGAAGGAAGCTTATCCAACACACGTTTCCTCTgaaaggcacatcacagccttctccTGCTCAGAATCACTAGACAGTACTTCAGCATTACAGGCTATTTTAAGGCACTGGAATCACCAACAAAACCACAACACCGCGAAAATGTGGCACTAAGAGATCTCGAAAAGGACCTTGTTTACAGTATGAAAGCTGAAAGAAGGCAGAGAgccttgttcaacctcagctgggaagCTGCATGTGGGGTTGCTGCTCTGCCCATAACTGAGATAGAAtgaattcacaaatacagaatccgCGAATAATGGGGGTCCACTGCACATACTCGTAGAGAAAAACGTGTGCTTCGAGGGAAAACGTCAATGTTTAGAGCACACTCTTCCGGACCATCGGATTCTAGGGGGTTTCACGCCTTTCACTGCTTCTGAGCTATTTTACATCTCAGTAGATTAAAGATTATTGATAGCAATGCaaaataattcttgtttttaGGAATGCAAATAATTTCGGTGGAGGTTTGAATCCTTGCTCCCTATGGAAAAAGCCAGTTTTGCATTCCATTCAAATACATTTCGACATTCCTGATCTACACGTCTCTGCTATTTTACTTGTTTGAACGTGTTTAAGTGATTTCTGACTCTCCCATTAATTCCTGAGTTGAACAAAACCTCTGACACGCGTTCATTTCGTGTTTGTGTGACAGTCACGAGTGAGAACTTCAGCTTCGGTGGGGCCTGGGGTCGTACCGCGGGCCTCCTAGCATGCTGTCGTC contains the following coding sequences:
- the MRPS24 gene encoding small ribosomal subunit protein uS3m, with translation MAAPLCSRVLGPRVLPWSRELPCAWRALHTSAVCAKNRAARVRVSKGDKPVTYEEAHAPHHIAHRKGWLSLHTGNLDGEAHAAERTVEDVFLRKFMLGTFPGCLADQIILKRRANQVEICALVLRQLPAHKFYFLVGYSETLLSHFYKCPVRLHLQTVPSKVVYKYL